The Chitinispirillales bacterium ANBcel5 genome includes the window TTTCACCCGCTTATATATGCAACGGGTGTGCCAATTTGAGGAAGGGGCAAAAATGGTTAAAAACGGCGAGGTGGTGTATGGTCAGATGTTTTGAGATGAAACAGGTGGGTGTTCGTGTTGTTTAAGAGTGAAACAGGGAGAGGGTGGCACTGTCTGAAACAGCGGCTACGGGCCAAACCGGGAGCAGATAAAAAAGCCTTGGCTGGCTCTTCGCGAACTCGGGTCGGCTTAACCCATTGGGGCACAATGTCCCTCCCTGCCTTGCGTAGCTACTGCATAAGAGACCTGGTAGTATCATGATTCTTTATTCTTTTTCACTGCCGATACTATATTTACAATGATGGTTTTGCAGAAAACAACAGAATATAAAATTCCAAATAATAAGCATGGATCTAACGCAAACACTCCGCTTCGTTCACGCAAGGGGTAAGAATAGGAGTGTTTAGAGGATTGGTGGCAATAATCCTTAGGTACAACACTTATCTTCAGGACATTACGCTACCTCAGGGGAAGCTGATCGTTTAATGCCCGGGGAGCTGAGTCATAAGAGTGCAAAAAGGAGACAAAAGAGACTAAGATGGAAAAAAAGCCTAAAAAAAACTTAAATGAGTTTTGGTCTGCACTTCTTTCAGGTGCAATTGGGGGGTCTTTAGGAACATACATTGCAAACGTGATGAATTTGCATTGGGCATTAATGGGAGTATTAGTAGCAGTTATATTTTTAATTTCTTTTCGACTATTTCTTAGGCTGTTTAAAAGAACTAATAAATGATACATGAGGAGTGAGGTTGTATTCTGGCGCGGGACAGATGAAAATGATGAACACCAGAAAAGCGGAGGAGCTAATAGATTGAAAAATGGGTTTTCAACAAAAGAGGGGCTTATAGCCATTAGTGGCTTGTTTGGGGCAATAATTATAGCAATAATTGGGTTTGGGTACAGGTTGTATTTAACAGGATTATTTGTTTCATTAATTTCACTATTTTTCATAACTTACGGAAAAAAGTTGTCCGTGTAACCCAAATATGGTTTTTTGGAAAAATGCTATAGCCAAGATTAGTATAGGAAAAAACCAGGAACTTGTATACAATCGATAACACAGAGAAAACAGGTTCGAAGGGAAAAAAGCTTAGGAGACTAACATGGAAAAAAAGGCCAAAATAAACTGGTGGAAAGGGAAACAGTTACCTGTTTTAACTGCTTTGGTGGTTTTGTCTTGTTCCAGAACTGCTAACGATCAAAGGCCAGATGAATTTCCTGTAGTATCATATAATAATTTAGATGTTAAGGATTTTAATGTCAAAATTACTTCCGCAGCGGATAATAGAGAAGATTGGGTTTATAGTCCTGTTCTGGTTGTTCAGAAATATCGCAGGATTTCAGATGCAAGATTTGTCAGTATTTTGTTGAAAAATGACAGAGTAGAAAATCCTTCTAATTCAACAATTACAGTCGTAGAAGAAGGGTATCTCGATGATGCTGTTAGAGGACAATGGTTTCAATTTTTTCTGGAACGCGAAAACTCAGAATCTGCATGGAAAGTGGAAGAAATCCGGCAGGCAAATCTATGTGGAAGAATGGGTTCTCCGGAAAAATTTTCTAAAGAGCTTTGTCCGTAGGTCCATATGCAGCAAGTGAGGGGATAAGACAAGCCTGCAAGCAATGACTAACGTAAGTATATCGCACGATTGGCAGCTCCCTCTCACCCGCATGCTATCTTAGATCTTTTACCGGGCACCACAGGCGAAATGTATTATACTTATTCATGTTAGAAATTAAAAACCGCGAGTCTTTTGGAGAAGAGCTTATGAACTACAGGGTAGTAAAAGAATACAGCACAGAGATAGAACATCCGATCCGAATTGAGCAGGGAGAAATTCTTCAGGTGGTGGAAGAATCCGATTCGGATGGAGATTGGGCAGATTGGGTTCTTTGTAAAGGCAAACACAAAGAGGGTTGGGTACCTAAGCAATACCTGGATATTAAAGGAAAAAGGGCTACTTCGCTTCGGGACTATGATGCTCAGGAACACAATTTAGCCATCGATGAATTGTTGGTGGCATCGTATGAGCTTAATGGGTGGATATGGGCGGTAAAAGAAAATGCTCCGGAAACATGGGCGTGGGCTCCACTCAATCATCTGAAAAAAGAGTAGGTTGCCCTTTACGATGCGATTCGCAGGGAACGCAGCCGATTCAGTGCTGCCGCCACATCCACACCTCGGATTTCAGCGAGATCACCCGGTTTGCCGGGAGTGATACAGTCTATGCCGCTTTCACGAATATCATCTTCCAATCGATCAAGCAGCTCTTTCACTGTCAAATGGTCGTGCATGTACCGTTTCAGGTACACCAGACTTTCACCGATGGCCCTGGTCTGGCTGGTATCAACCAGCTGATCGATTCCGTTCAGATCTATATCCTCCCGGCCAAACTGAATGGTCTTCAGTCCCCGTGGGGCCACTTTTACCGCTTTGTTTCCCCTGGAGGGGTCGAGGCTCCCGGGAAGGGGCACCCGGTGATTGATCGGGCCAAAACTCTCTCCCCCCTCAGCAGATCGCTGAAGGCGATACTTGCGGGCGATTTGCTGCGCCTGTTCCGTTACATCTTCGGGCCGGTATTCATCCATCCTGATAACCGTATCCGCCACATCGAAATAATCACCCGAGCCTCCGATCACCAGAATTGTGGATACCCCGTACTGTGTATACAACTGCCTCACTTTATCGATAAAAGGGGTAATTGGTTCACGGTTCTTTGCCACCAGCTCCTGCATGCGGTGGTCGCGGATCATGAAATTGGTGGCGGAGGTGTCTTCGTCGATCAGTAGTGCCGAAGCACCGGCTTCAAGCGCCTCGATGATATTCGCCGCCTGCGAGGTACTGCCGCTGGCGTCATCGGATGAAAACCGATGGGTATCGATACCGCGTGGAAGGTTTGAGATGAAGGGATCGATCCCGGTTTTCTCTATGCGTCGCCCATCCTCGGCCCTGATTTTTACCGCCTGGCGATCCGTTATGACAAACTCACGCCCGTCACCGGGGATGTGGTTGTATACCCCCCGCTCCAGAGCCCGAAGAAGAGTGGACTTTCCGTGATACCCTCCCCCCACAATCAGAGTCACCCCCCGGGGAATGCCCATCCCGCGGATCTCACCTCCGTTGGGAAGCGAAAAGGTGCGGGCAAGCTGTTGGGGCGGCTCGAAGGGGATCGCGTTGGTAGGTGACATG containing:
- a CDS encoding ABC-ATPase domain-containing protein, coding for MNTITDLQKTLQRIDRKGYKAYKSITGSYRADFYTLFIDHVQGDPFAAPSRIRAVIPQKHAGFPADTFAGRSREIALRDFLTRRFSEAAHTITAHNKSAGKSGRIGIDSPGQEILERSSAWINDREVELRITLGLPAFGRTIDGQLAQKMIMDQLPRILYAVLFRNLNSGAVYRHVETAEDADALRGMLQRENLIGFVASGAILPRRSGIDDRPMSPTNAIPFEPPQQLARTFSLPNGGEIRGMGIPRGVTLIVGGGYHGKSTLLRALERGVYNHIPGDGREFVITDRQAVKIRAEDGRRIEKTGIDPFISNLPRGIDTHRFSSDDASGSTSQAANIIEALEAGASALLIDEDTSATNFMIRDHRMQELVAKNREPITPFIDKVRQLYTQYGVSTILVIGGSGDYFDVADTVIRMDEYRPEDVTEQAQQIARKYRLQRSAEGGESFGPINHRVPLPGSLDPSRGNKAVKVAPRGLKTIQFGREDIDLNGIDQLVDTSQTRAIGESLVYLKRYMHDHLTVKELLDRLEDDIRESGIDCITPGKPGDLAEIRGVDVAAALNRLRSLRIAS
- a CDS encoding SH3 domain-containing protein — protein: MNYRVVKEYSTEIEHPIRIEQGEILQVVEESDSDGDWADWVLCKGKHKEGWVPKQYLDIKGKRATSLRDYDAQEHNLAIDELLVASYELNGWIWAVKENAPETWAWAPLNHLKKE